The genomic interval CAATCGCCCACGTTTATAAACATAATCAACTTTGGAACCAGAGTAAAACTCTACAATTGGGTATTCGCTAATATCAGAATCAATACTGATTTTAAACGCTCCATCACCATCAACTAATGTATCTCGTGTTGCATCCTTGATAACCTTCGAAAGTGAATTATCTTTTTGAATCTCATTCCATAAATCAATTTCTTCTTGTGTATGGCCATCTCCACCTGGTTTATCTTTTTCTTTTTCAGTTAATTCAACACCCAGTGAATCATCAATTGTAATATCAGTAAGCATATTAATCATGAGAGCAGGTAATCCTGAATGGATTTTTCTAATTGTTTTCCCAGTTGGGGGAGTAACATACCAAAACCGACTATCATTTGTTCCCCACATACCTAGATGCTTGTAAAACTGACTTAGTTCTGATGGATCAGCACGATACCACACACGATTCATCAAGACATAATCTTCATGAGTAAATGATTCACGTATTATCATGTGTCTAGGTTGTGCAGGGATAATACCCAGCCATTTTTGGATTTTATTCTTAGCATAATTAATAATCCCCAAATTATCACCTCTTTCTATCTATGGATTAAATACATTGTCTCAGCCATTCCAGTAGTTGCATCTGGTGCATCATCATGTGCATTCTTTCCTTCTCGTTGATAACTGTTCATTGCTTTGTAATACTCTGGCCATCTGTTACGCCAATTAGCTGGATAATACACATGATTTACAACCCAACTTGAATAAGTAAGGATTCTAGCGTTTTTGTTCTTTGACTGATGGAACCAGGTAATCGTTGTGTAATTGCTGCCTAACTCATCCTCAGTGATACGCTTAACATTACGAGCGTACTGTTTACCACCATTGTTTGATTCAATACGAGCTTTGTTTACTTGGTACTCAATGTAGTGTTCAGCAACCTTAACCTCTGTTATTTCAACCGGTTCCTTTGTGTATATAACATCAAGAACATAAGATTCTTTGTTATAATCACCCCAAATGATATTACAAAGGTAATCAGACCCATCATCCGCTGTATCTGTATAGCTATAAATACCTGTGAACAATGAGTTACCATTTTGATCAACTGGAAGTGTGTCATAGGTTTTGAATGATTGATACAATTTCCCTAAAATATTTACTGGTTGTTGATGATAGTTAGCCATGAAAATTGATAAGTCTAAGATACTTTTTTGAGATAGGTAACGTTTTTTACTAAGCCTATCATCACATAACATTTTATCTTCTGTTTCATCGTAAGCTTCAAATTTAAGGACATACCATTCATCTTTTTCAGATGATTCTAATATTCGGCCACATAAATCGCCATCGGCCCAACGCGTCATATTTAATATTTCGATTGGTTCTCCACCTTTAGCACTTACACGAGACCTAAAAGTGTTAGTGTACCAAGTCCAAATTTTATTTAAATGGTTCTCATTCATAGCTTCTTCTGCACCTTTTATTGGATCATCAACTATTAGAATTGTTCCACCTTTCGAAGTGATAGAACCCCCTACACCAGCACCAAGATATGAGAAATGTTGACCATCTAAAGCCCATTTTTCAAATCCAGCATTTCCTTTTTTGATTTTTGTTTTAGGGAAAATATCAGAATAAACAATATCGTATTTATCATTTTTTTCTAGTGCAATCCCATCTCTTGTATAACGAGAGAAGTCTGAGGCAACTGAATCATTATAACTTGCTGTAATGATCTTTTCGCTAGGGTTCTTACCAAAAACCCAACAACAAAAATTAACTAAGGTTCTTGATTTTCCATGTTGTGGTGGCATGTTAAGCATCAACTTTTTACAAGTTTGATAATTTGTATATTTTGTTACATCCTCAACTATAACCCAATCAACACTTGGAATTAATCTTATGATTCGCCCCTCATAGAGTGCTTGAAGCGTATTAGCTAATGTAACTAGATACTTATATCCCCTCTTATAAAAATCAGGAGCTAATACACGCTCAAAAGAAAAGAACTCACGTCTTGCAAGTTCTTTTTTGGCTTCAAGTGCTATTAATTTACGATCAATCATTCTTCATCAGCCATCTTAGCCAATCGTTTTAAATCTTCAGTTGATAAATCTTTCATTGGATTAGTATTTATATCCATAGAACCGGAATGATCTATTTCTTGTTTATCTCTCCATTGAGCAGGTCTACGATTCTTTAACCAAAAGATTTGTGCTGTAGTATTAGGATGAGCATATTTCTTAAGCGGAACCACTCTACCATCTTTAGTCATTGACTCTTCAATGAAATGATAACCCAATGCTGCTTTTAACATAGCATTTTCTACTTGTACATCAACAACCTCTTTTCCACTTTTTAAGGCGTCCGAAAAGTCTTGATGTTCTTTCTTATATCGATAAAAAGTATCTTTACCAATTCCAAGATTATGCCATATCTGTTCATCTGTAAGGCCATCTCTAGCCCATGCCTCAACTAATATTAACTTTTCCTTAACCCTTGGCCACTTAGATTTAGCCATACAGATTCACCACCTTTTATAAAATAAAAAAGACACCTATTAAGATGTCTTTAAGTAATATACTTTAGAAATCAGATTATCCTCGACTTGATTCTAATATATCGTTGCATACCTGATTGTTCATCTTGAAAAACTTCCCTAAGTTCTAATGTTCCACCACCAGTGTGTTTTTTTAAGATAATGGTACTTCCTTCTTGAAGCTTAACAAATTCACATACATCAAAATTTTTTAAATTAACCAATTTCCCATTGAAATCAACCCACATATTCACCACCCCCTCTCTAATTCCATTATATCCCAATTGATTATATATTTCTATATAATTAACTAAAAAACACCACCTATCCAGATGATGTTTTTCTAAATATATATTTTATGAGAGGGGGTAAAGTGAGTTTGGAAGGAAGCAAATTATCAAGGGTAGGGGACCTCGATATAGTACCTCAAAGATTATTATATAAGAGAATGAATATTTTTGCTTTCTAGATTCCCATTTTATTCCCATTTTTTAAAAAAAGTTTAATTTTTTTATGATTTTTAAGTAAAATATGCGTTCTGCCTTTCGTCTATGACGATAATACGTTGATTTTGGATATTCTTTGTTTTTAGGCATTCTAAGATAGTTCTTTATCCTATCCATTGTATCATCCTTAGGTTCTTCTTGAATATAAACACTGTCAATAATCAACTGGTTTAATCCTTTTAATTGATTTTCTATGATATCATCAATGGTACTAACAATGTTTTTAGCTGTAAGATGTTTTATTGTTTCTTCTTCTAATTGCTTTGAATTATAATTTGTTCCTGGAGTATTTCGTATGCTTTTATTCCCGATCATTTTGTTAGCTAGTTCTTCTTCGGTGGTATAAGCAAGATCTAATGAATCCCAATACAATTTCATAGTTTTTCTAATCTTTAATCTAATTTTGTAGTTGCTTATTTCCTCATCACTGATTACTTCATCAACAAGTTTATTTTCCACGAACTATTCCCCCCTATTTCGTTTGAAATCTCTTAACTCATGATCTAATTGATTCAAAGCGATTTCTACATATCTATTCATATCCATTAAAATTGCTTTTCTATCCAATTCTGTTGAAGTGCATTGACTTGTACCTTGCTTCATCATAGTAATAACAATATTTCCTTTTTGATGATCAACGACAAACTTAATTGTATTACCAGGTTTACAATTCTCATATTTCCTTTGTAATAAACAAACTAGTTCTTCTGGTCTCCCATTAACTGCTTTTGCTTCTTTTAAATCAAATTTTATACCTCTTCCTCTTGCCATAACAAGGTTTCGAATGTAATGGTCACATATGTTTCCGGCTCTATATTCTTTTAAAAGAAAGATCAATTTATCTGTATCTCTATCACAACTATCATTCCATAGCATATAGAGCTCACTTCCATATATTTTCAATTTAATAAACTGTTCTAAAAGCGATACGCATTCGAATGTTGTTTTTTGTGAAATTTCCATAAGAGCAGTTAATGCTCCAGGATTACCTTTTGATATTTTAAACAATAAATCATGAAATGAATTACATATCATAGTAGCTGTTTGGTTCATAATCTATTCCCCCTTAATCCCAAACTTCGCCTTATACTCATTGTCATAATGCTTCACGTTCTTTTCTAATAGTTCCGGATTAGTTGTTAAATAATGTGGTTGCAATGGATTACCAAAGGTAAGCATACTCACATAAACACGTTTGTTCTTTTTGATTTGTTCTATTTCTTCATCCGATAACTCATAAGCAAATGCTACTACGCCTGTATATGTAACATGCGCTGGTAATGATTTGTACTCATCTTGATGTTCAGCGATGACAACATTCGTCTCGAGATTATCGGTTATTTTCCCTTTAATTAGTTTTGGCATTAAACCAACTCCTTTATAATTTAGTTATATCTATATAAATTAACTTCTTTTTAATATTGTTTTCAGAGAGTAACGGTGCTATAATAAGGTATTATTTAAATATATATAAGAAAGTGAGGTGAGAATGATGAGAGAATTTAACGATTTTATAAAATCATTAGATAAAGAAACATTAGCTGAAATAGTAAATGGCGACAATGATTTCAATTTAAATGCTATTCTTTCCAATTTAATTTTTGGAGATTATAGAGAACAATTAAAATCAGAAATTAATATTCAAGCATTCCGGTTTCTATAAAATTACTTAACAAGTATCATGAGTGGTTAAATAAAAACTAAATATTTTGAAAGGGGAGATTTGTATAGTTTATTTTTACATATTTTTAGGTGTTTTCTTTTATAAATTAATATCCAACTATATATATTTGTTTTCAATGAAATATTATATGAAAAAATATGATAGATTTCTTTTTATAGATAATAAAACTAATTTATTAAGAAATAAAACATCAATTGAAAGACTAGTGAAAATGTCAAATGTTAAAGAGCCATCAGTCCCTGTGGCCATTCAATGTGGTTATGGTCAAGTTGCTACAGGAATGGTTTCTTTGCTGTCTAGATTTCCTAACAATGTTGAAGATGATGCTATTGGTACCGCAAGATTGTTTGAGACTGTTATTGGAGAATATAATAGACGTATTTTTGAAACCATTAATCCTTTATATTGGATTAATTTAGTGATTTATTTACCTAAAAATATATTGAGTTATTTAGGATTAAACACTGAATCAGTTATTATCAAAATAGCACAAATTTTTTACTGGATTTTAACTCCTATCATTCTAATATTTAGAAATGATATAACAACTAAATTAATTGATTATATTTCGTCATTAAGTTAGATCCATTCGGGTCTAGCTTTTTCTTTACATTTTGAACAGTCTGGATTATATTCTTTTTTCTTATGACAAAACTCGCCGACTGCTACTTCAACAGGTCTAGCAACAGCTTCACCTGTTTCTGTTTCTCCTATCTGTTCTGCTTCAGTATCTGTTAATAATTCTAAATATTTACAGCTCATCTCTTCACCTTCTCGTAAAACTTACCTTTCTTTCTTCTATGCTTTCCTGACAACTCCTGAAGATATCTTATCTGTTCTCTATCTTCATCCACTGGAGTAGTATCAGCACTTCGATAGATGTAAACACACGCTAGAATGATAATCACTACACATAATATCCATTTCCACATATTTAGACCTCCTCTAAAATCTTCTTTCTCTTGTTTTTGTTTTTACTCCCCAGGTATAATGACAATGGTTACACTCATAATAAAAATCCTTTTTATTAAACTCTTTATCTGGATCATAAGTATCATAATGCTTTATCTCGATATTGCTCCATCCATTATCTAACAAATGGTTTTTCTCTCCACAATCAGGACATTTTTGAGGTTTAACAAATATTGTTTCTCTCATGATTCCACTCCTATATAAATGAACTCATCTTCTTTTTATTTTGAAATGTCTTTTTAAATCCTTGTTCTTGTATCTCACGTAAGTACTTCACTTCATGAGCATGTGATGCAGGATAACAAATGAGTTCTCTGAAGTACTCCCGGGCATTGTTCAAGTCTATTCTCTGGTCAAAACTCCCCAAACAGACATGGCCATCTCCGTATACATGGCCTATTTTTAATGGATATATATTGCTCTCAATTGTTATATTGTCATCATCATCTGTATAAAACAGATAAATATTAGTTGTTTTTTTAATACATATCACCGGTGGTAACTTACATTGAAACACTATTGGTTCTTTACCTGCTACATATGGGATGTAATAAGTATCAGCTGGAAGTACTACAATAATTGAATTTGTTTCATTGTCTATTGCTAAAGTGTTTGGTGTTGGTATGTTCCAG from Mycoplasmatota bacterium carries:
- the terL gene encoding phage terminase large subunit; the encoded protein is MIDRKLIALEAKKELARREFFSFERVLAPDFYKRGYKYLVTLANTLQALYEGRIIRLIPSVDWVIVEDVTKYTNYQTCKKLMLNMPPQHGKSRTLVNFCCWVFGKNPSEKIITASYNDSVASDFSRYTRDGIALEKNDKYDIVYSDIFPKTKIKKGNAGFEKWALDGQHFSYLGAGVGGSITSKGGTILIVDDPIKGAEEAMNENHLNKIWTWYTNTFRSRVSAKGGEPIEILNMTRWADGDLCGRILESSEKDEWYVLKFEAYDETEDKMLCDDRLSKKRYLSQKSILDLSIFMANYHQQPVNILGKLYQSFKTYDTLPVDQNGNSLFTGIYSYTDTADDGSDYLCNIIWGDYNKESYVLDVIYTKEPVEITEVKVAEHYIEYQVNKARIESNNGGKQYARNVKRITEDELGSNYTTITWFHQSKNKNARILTYSSWVVNHVYYPANWRNRWPEYYKAMNSYQREGKNAHDDAPDATTGMAETMYLIHR